One part of the Athene noctua chromosome Z, bAthNoc1.hap1.1, whole genome shotgun sequence genome encodes these proteins:
- the LOC141973804 gene encoding small EDRK-rich factor 1-like codes for TGGNQRELARQKNLKKTQEIHKGKRKEDSLSASQRKQRDSEIMQQKQKAANERKSLQAEVK; via the exons ACAGGTGGGAACCAGCGTGAACTTGCCCGCCAAAAGAACCTGAAGAAGACTCAGGAGATtcacaaagggaaaaggaaagaagatagcTTGTCTGCTTCTCAGAGAAAACAGAG agacTCTGAAATTATGCAGCAAAAACAAAAAGCGGCTAATGAAAGGAAGTCTCTGCAGGCAGAAGTAAAATGA
- the SMN1 gene encoding survival motor neuron protein isoform X1, producing MADRVLFRRGTGQSDDSDVWDDTALIKAYDKAVASFKNALKNEECSEHSDRQEQRLGMRRKNNKRNRNRKRSNIVPSRQITSPWKVGDSCNAVWSEDGNLYLATIAAINQKRGTCVVTYTGYGNQEEQNLSDLLPPASDETVNGMGSSGENEDETLYSTDESEKSFQSYQNKNNYTRARFSPQYLRFPAAPAAGGLGRPGSKLRSSPSFLSCWPPPFPARPPLIPPPPPMRPDYPEDDEALGSMLIAWYMSGYHTGYYLGLKQSRMEAALEREMHAK from the exons ATGGCGGACCGGGTGCTGTTCCGGCGCGGGACCGGGCAG AGCGACGACTCGGACGTGTGGGACGACACGGCCCTCATCAAGGCGTACGACAAGGCGGTGGCCTCCTTCAAG AATGCTTTAAAGAACGAAGAGTGTTCCGAGCATTCGGACAGACAGGAGCAGCgcctggggatgaggagaaaaaacaataaaaggaacagaaatagaaaaaggagCAACATAGTGCCTTCGAGACAGATCACTTCGCCC TGGAAAGTTGGTGACAGCTGTAACGCTGTTTGGTCTGAGGATGGTAATCTGTACCTAGCAACTATTGCTGCCATCAATCAGAAGAGAGGCACATGTGTTGTTACTTACACAGGATATGGAAATCAGGAGGAGCAGAACCTGTCTGATCTACTTCCTCCAGCCAGCGATGAAACAGTAAATGGGATGGGGAGTTCTGGGGAG AATGAAGATGAGACTCTGTATTCAACCGATGAAAGTGAAAAATCTTTCCAGTcatatcaaaacaaaaacaactacACAAGAGCAAGATTCTCCCCTCAATACCTACGTTTTCCTGCAGCGCCAGCAGCTGGAGGCCTGGGAAGG CCTGGATCAAAACTCAGGTCATCTCCATCCTTTTTATCTTGCTGGCCCCCACCCTTCCCAGCAAGACCACCG TTGATTCCTCCTCCACCACCTATGAGGCCAGATTATCCTGAGGATGATGAAGCACTGGGGAGCATGTTGATAGCCTGGTACATGAGTGGTTATCACACTGGGTATTATCTG GGTTTAAAACAAAGTCGAATGGAAGCAGCGCTGGAGAGAGAAATGCatgcaaaataa
- the SMN1 gene encoding survival motor neuron protein isoform X2 → MADRVLFRRGTGQSDDSDVWDDTALIKAYDKAVASFKNALKNEECSEHSDRQEQRLGMRRKNNKRNRNRKRSNIVPSRQITSPWKVGDSCNAVWSEDGNLYLATIAAINQKRGTCVVTYTGYGNQEEQNLSDLLPPASDETNEDETLYSTDESEKSFQSYQNKNNYTRARFSPQYLRFPAAPAAGGLGRPGSKLRSSPSFLSCWPPPFPARPPLIPPPPPMRPDYPEDDEALGSMLIAWYMSGYHTGYYLGLKQSRMEAALEREMHAK, encoded by the exons ATGGCGGACCGGGTGCTGTTCCGGCGCGGGACCGGGCAG AGCGACGACTCGGACGTGTGGGACGACACGGCCCTCATCAAGGCGTACGACAAGGCGGTGGCCTCCTTCAAG AATGCTTTAAAGAACGAAGAGTGTTCCGAGCATTCGGACAGACAGGAGCAGCgcctggggatgaggagaaaaaacaataaaaggaacagaaatagaaaaaggagCAACATAGTGCCTTCGAGACAGATCACTTCGCCC TGGAAAGTTGGTGACAGCTGTAACGCTGTTTGGTCTGAGGATGGTAATCTGTACCTAGCAACTATTGCTGCCATCAATCAGAAGAGAGGCACATGTGTTGTTACTTACACAGGATATGGAAATCAGGAGGAGCAGAACCTGTCTGATCTACTTCCTCCAGCCAGCGATGAAACA AATGAAGATGAGACTCTGTATTCAACCGATGAAAGTGAAAAATCTTTCCAGTcatatcaaaacaaaaacaactacACAAGAGCAAGATTCTCCCCTCAATACCTACGTTTTCCTGCAGCGCCAGCAGCTGGAGGCCTGGGAAGG CCTGGATCAAAACTCAGGTCATCTCCATCCTTTTTATCTTGCTGGCCCCCACCCTTCCCAGCAAGACCACCG TTGATTCCTCCTCCACCACCTATGAGGCCAGATTATCCTGAGGATGATGAAGCACTGGGGAGCATGTTGATAGCCTGGTACATGAGTGGTTATCACACTGGGTATTATCTG GGTTTAAAACAAAGTCGAATGGAAGCAGCGCTGGAGAGAGAAATGCatgcaaaataa